One genomic segment of Capricornis sumatraensis isolate serow.1 chromosome X, serow.2, whole genome shotgun sequence includes these proteins:
- the RPL36A gene encoding large ribosomal subunit protein eL42, giving the protein MVVSTDCHEEARRETSYILPLPARSLSFCAGIALANMVNVPKTRRTFCKKCGKHQPHKVTQYKKGKDSLYAQGKRRYDRKQSGYGGQTKPIFRKKAKTTKKIVLRLECVEPNCRSKRMLAIKRCKHFELGGDKKRKGQVIQF; this is encoded by the exons ATGGTTGTTTCCACCGACTGCCATGAGGAAGCGCGACGAGAAACCTCCTATATACTTCCGCTTCCGGCCCGGTCTCTTTCTTTCTGTGCTGGTATCGCTCTCGCGAACATG GTGAATGTTCCAAAAACCCGCCGGACTTTCTGTAAGAAGTGTGGGAAGCATCAGCCCCACAAAGTGACACAGTACAAGAAGGGCAAGGATTCTCTGTATGCCCAGG GAAAGCGGCGTTATGACAGGAAACAGAGTGGCTATGGTGGGCAGACTAAGCCGATTTTCCGGAAAAAG GCTAAAACTACAAAGAAGATTGTACTGAGGCTTGAATGTGTTGAGCCCAACTGTAGATCAAAGAGAATGCTGGCTATTAAGAGATGCAAGCATTTTGAGCTGGGAGGTGATAAGAAGAGAAAG GGCCAAGTGATCCAGTTTTGA